TATCAAATGAGATCACAGATGGATTCGTACCTTCATCAATGCCATATATGACCCAAATGTGCTCCATATTACGGGGAAATTGTAGCCAATTTTGCAGTCATTTCTTTATTTTACTCTTGATGCAGGATTAGACCGAAAGGAACTTAAATAAAAATTATGGGTAAAAACAGAATAATAATTGAAAGTGAAAAAGAACTGTGGTTAaacaaaaggtgtccctttcgggaaaagGAATAGAGAAACTTATCTAGAGGTATGTGCCGACTTCaatgaatcatgacatgcatttggactggatgcctgatccgTCTGAGCTGTCTAATTCTCAAAATCAGTCGCAAATGTTCATCTTGAAATTGTCTTGGTTGTGCTCATTCCGGAGTATCGAAGACCCTCATTCGGCTAGTAGCACCTTTTGCGAGTTTTCGCtaactgacctctctcatttctctactcatcgtcgccttatggtgcccatctaggttttcaccaataagactctttcatttctcttctcactatCTCCTCACAGTGCCCATacgagttttcaccgataagactctcatttttttgTAAGATACTGCATGCGGAAGGTTGCCCGACGCCCTTAGCATGGGgacttcaaacattctcaaagaTCGATTAGAAGCTCCTAACAAGGAAAAGGCGAAAATAACCTTGAAatgaattacaactttcggaaccgtttttatatgaaaaactgtaaaataaaacaaacttctgccTCAGTTTTGGAGTATTAGGAATATGAATTTTTGTTGTGATGGGACCGAACCcagggtaaggctgcctacgtatccttttcaAAATCATGTCGGACGTAGTTCAATGACTCAGAAGATTCGTTGTttgactttctttctttttttgctcTTACAAGTACACATGTTCCAAAAAGTGGAAAACAAAGAAGACAAATACAACTCGAAAGGGTTAACAAAAGGGTGACACCTATTTGAAATAGTGAGCAATGATATCCTTCGTCATCTCGACCTGAGAAAATCATGCGTAAAAGTTCCACAGTAGGTATATAtcagacataatatcttttgactgcatctgtgTTAATAGTCATGTCTGTACCCGTCCTTCTTCATCCACCAAGTGTAAGGCCCCTTTTGGTAATACTTTCTTGATGATGTAGGGTCCTTTCTAGTTTgggcaaactttcctttagcttctacttggtgtggaagaatgcatttcgGAACAAGTTGGCCTACCTCAAAGTgccttggacgcactttcttgttgtaagtgCATGCCACTCTTTGCTGGTATAACTGGCCAAAACACACTGATGCTAGCTGTTTTCATCAATCAACATTAGCTATTCTaatcgggtcttgacccactcagtgTCTTCAATCTCCGATTCCATAATGATTCGGAGAGAGGCAATTTCGgcttctgctggtattacagtTTTAGTTCCAAATACAAGCAGATAAGGAGTTGCACGAATAAATGTGCGAGCAGTTGTGCGGTATCCCAAAAGAGCAAAAagaaacttttcatgccattgcctacaCCCTTGGATCATCTTCCtgagaatcttcttgatgttcttgttttcCACTTCAGCAGCTCCGTTGGCTTTTGGTTGGTAAGGGGTATAATGGAGATGCACAATTTTAAATTGCTCGCATACCTCTTTtatcaaatgactatttagattagctgcattgtcagtgataatggtctttgggataccaaagtGACATATGATGTTGGAATGAACAAAGTctaccactactttcttggtgaTTGCTTTGAAAGTGACGACgtccacccacttggtgaagtaatcaattgcaaccaaaatgaatctatacccatttgaagcctttggctcgattggcccaataacatccattccccaagcaactaaaggccaaggagaggacatgggatgcaactccgaaggAGGCGAGTGAATCAGATCACTATGAATCTGGAATTGGTGATACTTGCTAATGAAACtgaagcaatctcgctccatagtaagccaataataccctacccgcagaatcttcttcgccaaaacATATCCATTCATGTGAGGTCTGTATACCCCCGAATTCACTTCACTCATGATCCGCTCAGATTCtgtggcatctatgcatcttaacaagtTTAAATCTGGGTTTATTTTGTAGAAAATTTCCCCATTCAGAAAGAAACCACCGGCGAGTCGCCTTGTAGTTCTTTTTGGATCTCCTTTGGCATGCTCTGAGTATTCTCTTGCTTTTAGGAATCGttttatgtcatgataccatggttcaccatctggTTCTGTCTCAATTGTATTGCAGTAATCATGTTGATTCTGAACTTGGATTTCTAGTGGATCAATATGGGTGTTGCTTGGATAAGGGAGCATTGAGGCTAAAGTAGCCAAGGCATCGGCTAGCTCGTTGTGAAACCTAGGAATGTACCTAAACTCGATGGATTTGAATCTTTTGCTCAGGTCTTACACACATTGTTTGTATGGAATAAGCTTGATGTCTCGTGTCTCCTattcaccttgggcttgtcggataagcaagtcagaatctcccataaccaATAGTTCATGAACATCTAGATCGAGGGCCATTTTTAGACCCATAATACAAACTTTTTATTCTTCCATATTATTGGTACAGAAGAACTGAAGTCGGGCCATTACGGGTAATATTGTCCGATAGTTGAGATGAGGATTTCCCCGATCCCAACTCCTTTGATATTGACAGCcccatcaaaatacattttccataCATGGCTGTCGTCCGGAACTACTTCCTCTATTGTGTTGACCTCTTCGTCTGGGAAGTATGTGCTAAGTGGCTTATAC
This genomic stretch from Nicotiana sylvestris chromosome 9, ASM39365v2, whole genome shotgun sequence harbors:
- the LOC138878019 gene encoding uncharacterized protein, which encodes MDPLKYIFQKPIPTGRFAKWQILLTDFDIVYVTRIAMKAQALPDHLVENLVDDEYKPLSTYFPDEEVNTIEEVVPDDSHVWKMYIPRFHNELADALATLASMLPYPSNTHIDPLEIQVQNQHDYCNTIETEPDGEPWYHDIKRFLKAREYSEHAKGDPKRTTRRLAGGFFLNGEIFYKINPDLNLLRCIDATESERIMSEVNSGVYRPHMNGYVLAKKILRVGYYWLTMERDCFSFISKYHQFQIHSDLIHSPPSELHPMSSPWPLVAWGMDVIGPIEPKASNGYRFILVAIDYFTKWVDVVTFKAITKKVVVDFVHSNIICHFGIPKTIITDNAANLNSHLIKEVCEQFKIVHLHYTPYQPKANGAAEVENKNIKKILRKMIQGCRQWHEKFLFALLGYRTTARTFIRATPYLLVFGTKTVIPAEAEIASLRIIMESEIEDTEWVKTRLE